The Xanthomonas sp. CFBP 8443 genome has a window encoding:
- a CDS encoding DUF3616 domain-containing protein, whose amino-acid sequence MPKTLQPHAVRLEFAPGALVHANLSGAAFTDDWLWVAGDEACAVDRLHALAPVGEETLRFGEGRSFALGDLLDLPGDRDDEADLEGMALSPGYLWVVGSHGMKRKNAKPDRDDADNGKRLAKLKLDANRRLLACLPIEHDADGAPQLVREAADGRRALRLKGDAKHNQLTALLEDDPHFGAYLKIPGKDNGFDIEGMAVDGQRLLLGLRGPVLRGWAGLLEIAVEAHHDYLRLVPLDDEGTLLRKHFLQLGGLGVRDLHFHGDDLYLLAGPTMVLNGEIRLFRWPGARTALADNRAPVRFQRELVKSLVLPHGEDSDRAEALCSLPPALTAGVPSWLVLYDAPGLARSDGECVVHGDLLR is encoded by the coding sequence ATGCCCAAGACCCTGCAGCCGCACGCCGTGCGCCTCGAATTCGCGCCCGGCGCGCTGGTCCACGCCAACCTGTCCGGCGCCGCCTTCACCGACGACTGGCTGTGGGTGGCCGGCGACGAGGCCTGCGCGGTCGACCGCCTGCACGCGCTGGCGCCGGTCGGCGAGGAAACGCTGCGCTTCGGCGAAGGCCGCAGTTTCGCGCTGGGCGATCTGCTCGACCTGCCCGGCGACCGCGACGACGAGGCCGACCTGGAGGGCATGGCGCTGTCGCCCGGCTACCTGTGGGTGGTCGGTTCGCACGGCATGAAGCGCAAGAACGCCAAGCCCGACCGCGACGACGCCGACAACGGCAAGCGCCTGGCCAAGCTCAAGCTCGACGCCAACCGCCGCCTGCTCGCCTGCCTGCCGATCGAGCACGACGCCGACGGCGCGCCGCAGCTGGTGCGCGAAGCCGCCGACGGCCGCCGCGCGCTGCGGCTGAAGGGCGACGCCAAGCACAACCAGCTCACCGCGCTGCTCGAGGACGACCCGCATTTCGGCGCCTACCTGAAGATCCCCGGCAAGGACAACGGCTTCGACATCGAAGGCATGGCGGTGGACGGCCAGCGCCTGCTGCTGGGCCTGCGCGGCCCGGTGCTGCGCGGCTGGGCCGGGCTGCTGGAGATCGCGGTGGAAGCGCACCACGACTACCTGCGGCTGGTGCCGCTGGACGACGAGGGCACCTTGCTGCGCAAGCATTTCCTGCAACTGGGCGGGCTGGGCGTGCGCGACCTGCATTTCCACGGCGACGACCTGTACCTGCTGGCCGGCCCGACCATGGTGCTGAACGGCGAGATCCGCCTGTTCCGCTGGCCCGGCGCGCGCACCGCGTTGGCCGACAACCGCGCACCGGTGCGGTTTCAGCGCGAGCTGGTCAAGTCGCTGGTGTTGCCGCACGGCGAGGACAGCGACCGCGCCGAAGCGCTGTGCAGCCTGCCGCCGGCGCTGACCGCGGGCGTGCCGAGCTGGCTGGTGCTGTACGACGCCCCGGGCCTGGCGCGCAGCGACGGCGAATGCGTGGTGCATGGCGACCTGCTGCGCTAG
- a CDS encoding cupin domain-containing protein has translation MSLFATAMSLSMMAAAVPDEDAGPITVTRAGTTASAAGPADYFTGAVRIDAPFKGQAPARISGATVSFEPGARTAWHTHPLGQTLIVTAGVGRVQEWGKPAQEIRPGDIVWIPPGVKHWHGASAQVAMTHIAIAEAVDGSPVTWLEPVSESQYRGE, from the coding sequence ATGAGCCTGTTCGCCACTGCCATGTCGCTGTCGATGATGGCCGCTGCGGTCCCGGACGAGGACGCCGGGCCGATCACCGTCACCCGTGCCGGCACGACCGCCTCGGCGGCCGGTCCGGCGGACTATTTCACCGGCGCGGTACGCATCGATGCGCCGTTCAAGGGCCAGGCGCCGGCACGCATCAGCGGCGCCACGGTCAGTTTCGAGCCGGGCGCGCGCACCGCCTGGCACACCCATCCGTTGGGCCAGACCCTGATCGTCACCGCCGGTGTCGGCCGCGTGCAGGAGTGGGGCAAGCCGGCGCAGGAGATCCGTCCCGGCGACATCGTGTGGATCCCGCCGGGCGTCAAGCATTGGCACGGCGCCAGCGCGCAGGTGGCGATGACCCACATCGCCATCGCCGAAGCGGTGGACGGCTCGCCGGTGACCTGGCTGGAGCCGGTGTCGGAGAGTCAGTACCGCGGGGAGTGA
- the gltX gene encoding glutamate--tRNA ligase, translating to MACRTRFAPSPTGYLHIGGARTALYCWLEARHRGGEFVLRIEDTDRERSTQAAIDAILEAMQWLGLDYDEGPIYQTQRIARYQEVAAQLLAAGKAYYAYETREELDAMREAAMAKQEKPRYNGAAREQHLPHRDDPNRVVRFKNPEGGSVVFDDLIKGRIEIANSELDDMVILRPDGYPTYNFAVVVDDWDMGITEVIRGDDHINNTPRQINIYEALGAPVPKFAHMPMILDEQGAKLSKRTGAADVMQYKDAGYLPHALINYLARLGWSHGDQELFGRQELIDLFDVKDVNSKAARLDMAKLGWVNQHYLKSDDPATIAPQLDYQLARLGIDPAAGPAAADVVVALRERVQTLKEMAEKALVWYRPLETYDDAAVAKHLKPGAELALGKARELLAALGEWSVDGVAAALHDAAAALEIGMGKVAQPLRVAITGTQVSPDISHTVYLAGREQALKRIDAALIKIPAGS from the coding sequence ATGGCCTGCCGCACCCGTTTCGCCCCCAGTCCCACCGGTTACCTGCACATCGGCGGCGCGCGCACCGCGCTGTACTGCTGGCTGGAGGCGCGCCACCGCGGCGGCGAGTTCGTGCTGCGCATCGAGGACACCGACCGCGAGCGCAGCACCCAGGCGGCGATCGACGCGATCCTCGAAGCGATGCAGTGGCTGGGCCTGGACTACGACGAAGGCCCCATCTACCAGACCCAGCGCATCGCCCGCTACCAGGAAGTGGCTGCGCAGCTGCTCGCCGCCGGCAAGGCCTACTACGCCTACGAGACCCGCGAGGAACTGGACGCCATGCGCGAGGCGGCGATGGCCAAGCAGGAAAAGCCGCGCTACAACGGCGCGGCGCGCGAGCAGCACCTGCCGCACCGCGACGATCCGAACCGCGTGGTCCGCTTCAAGAACCCCGAAGGCGGCAGCGTGGTGTTCGACGACCTGATCAAGGGCCGCATCGAGATCGCCAACAGCGAGCTCGACGACATGGTGATCCTGCGCCCCGACGGCTACCCCACCTACAACTTCGCGGTGGTGGTGGACGACTGGGACATGGGCATCACCGAGGTCATCCGCGGCGACGACCACATCAACAACACCCCGCGCCAGATCAATATCTACGAGGCGCTGGGCGCGCCGGTGCCGAAGTTCGCGCACATGCCGATGATCCTGGACGAGCAGGGCGCCAAGCTGTCCAAGCGCACCGGCGCGGCCGACGTGATGCAGTACAAGGACGCCGGCTACCTGCCGCACGCGCTGATCAACTACCTGGCGCGGCTGGGCTGGTCGCACGGCGACCAGGAACTGTTCGGCCGCCAGGAACTGATCGATCTGTTCGACGTCAAGGACGTCAACTCCAAGGCCGCGCGGCTGGACATGGCCAAGCTCGGTTGGGTCAACCAGCACTACCTGAAGAGCGACGACCCGGCCACGATCGCGCCGCAGCTGGACTACCAACTGGCCAGGCTCGGCATCGACCCGGCCGCCGGCCCGGCCGCCGCCGACGTGGTGGTGGCGCTGCGCGAGCGCGTGCAGACGCTGAAGGAAATGGCCGAGAAGGCGCTGGTCTGGTACCGGCCGCTGGAGACCTACGACGACGCGGCCGTGGCCAAGCACCTCAAGCCGGGCGCGGAACTGGCGCTGGGCAAGGCGCGCGAGCTGCTCGCCGCGCTGGGCGAGTGGAGCGTGGACGGCGTGGCCGCCGCGCTGCACGACGCCGCCGCGGCGCTGGAGATCGGCATGGGCAAGGTGGCGCAGCCGCTGCGCGTGGCCATCACCGGCACCCAGGTCAGCCCGGACATCTCGCATACGGTCTACCTGGCCGGGCGCGAGCAGGCCTTGAAACGCATCGACGCCGCGCTCATCAAGATCCCAGCGGGAAGCTGA
- a CDS encoding efflux RND transporter periplasmic adaptor subunit, translating into MRPVLSSRLSPALAVAATLLLSACGSPPGGPPPEEGTPQMGVVTVATRPVALTTELPGRTLPYLIADVRPQVNGIIQARKFREGGEVKAGETLYQIDPASYRATYDSYVAALGRAQATLRTARLKAERYRELVKVSAISRQDSDDADAALGQAEADVAAAKANVESARINLAYARVDAPISGRIGKSSVTAGALVTASQATALATIQQLDPIYVDVTQPSASLLRLRQALASGELEKADATAAKVSLLLEDGSPYPLQGRLEFSDVTVDQNTGSITLRAVFPNPNADLLPGMYVRAVLQEGMKDQAILVPQQAVSRNGAGKPTAYVVGRDHTLQLRVLETDRAVGDQWLVRSGLKPGEQLVVEGQSRARPGATVKTVPWQAKAAPAAAPAAAAAPAPRATN; encoded by the coding sequence GTGCGTCCTGTCCTGTCCTCTCGTCTCTCGCCGGCCCTGGCCGTGGCGGCCACCCTGCTGTTGAGCGCCTGCGGTTCGCCCCCGGGCGGCCCGCCGCCGGAGGAGGGCACGCCGCAGATGGGCGTCGTCACCGTCGCCACGCGCCCGGTCGCGCTGACCACCGAATTGCCGGGGCGCACGCTGCCGTACCTGATCGCCGATGTGCGGCCGCAGGTGAACGGCATCATCCAGGCGCGCAAGTTCCGCGAGGGCGGCGAGGTCAAGGCCGGCGAGACGCTGTACCAGATCGACCCGGCCAGCTATCGCGCCACCTACGACAGCTACGTGGCCGCGCTCGGCAGGGCGCAGGCCACGCTGCGCACCGCGCGGCTGAAGGCCGAGCGCTACCGCGAACTGGTGAAGGTGTCGGCGATCAGCCGGCAGGACAGCGACGATGCCGATGCCGCGCTCGGGCAGGCCGAGGCGGATGTCGCCGCGGCCAAGGCCAACGTGGAAAGCGCACGCATCAACCTGGCCTATGCGCGGGTGGATGCGCCGATTTCCGGGCGCATCGGCAAGTCCAGCGTCACCGCCGGCGCGCTGGTCACCGCCAGCCAGGCGACGGCGCTGGCCACGATCCAGCAACTGGATCCGATCTACGTCGACGTCACCCAGCCCAGCGCCTCGCTGCTGCGGCTCAGGCAGGCACTGGCCAGCGGCGAACTGGAGAAGGCCGACGCCACCGCGGCCAAGGTGTCGCTGCTGCTGGAGGACGGCAGTCCGTACCCGTTGCAGGGGCGGCTGGAGTTCTCCGACGTCACCGTCGACCAGAACACCGGCTCGATCACCTTGCGCGCGGTGTTCCCCAACCCGAACGCGGACCTGCTGCCGGGCATGTACGTGCGCGCGGTGCTGCAGGAGGGGATGAAGGACCAGGCGATCCTGGTGCCGCAGCAGGCGGTGTCGCGCAACGGCGCGGGCAAGCCGACCGCGTACGTGGTCGGCCGCGACCACACGCTGCAGCTGCGCGTGCTGGAGACCGACCGCGCGGTCGGCGACCAATGGCTGGTGCGCAGCGGGCTCAAGCCCGGCGAGCAGCTGGTGGTCGAGGGCCAGTCGCGGGCCCGGCCCGGGGCGACGGTCAAGACCGTGCCGTGGCAGGCGAAGGCCGCCCCCGCCGCGGCGCCTGCCGCTGCCGCCGCGCCCGCGCCGCGCGCGACCAACTGA
- a CDS encoding sugar MFS transporter, which translates to MAGPMGPAAPLPNSAPLAGTAPSYRAALSLLASLFFMWGFITVINNTLLPHLRSVFELSYTQATLIESVWFIAYFFASLPSAKLIERIGYQRALVIGLGIMALGALGMIAAARLVSYGITLGSLFVIASGITLLQVAANPYVAVIGSADTASSRLNLVQAFNSVGTTLAPLFGGYLILGRSTSGTAKGDAVLTQAERLADAQSVQLPYLIVAVVLVLLAVVIARFKLPALGQATQRATGQQRASHSLWRHRNLVLGIPAIFIYLIAEIGVSNLFINFVSQPHIGNLTHQQASHYLFLLWGGMMVGRFAGSALMRRIAPEAVLALFSVGAFVVMLLTVFTTGHVAMWSLIAVGLFHSIMFPTIFTLGIKGLGPLTEEGSGLLIMAIAGGALVVVQGWLADHVGLQRAFLLTAVCELYVLFYALWGAKTPSQASA; encoded by the coding sequence ATGGCAGGACCGATGGGGCCGGCGGCTCCGCTCCCGAACTCCGCGCCGCTCGCCGGCACCGCACCGTCGTACCGCGCCGCGCTGTCGCTGCTGGCCTCGCTGTTCTTCATGTGGGGCTTCATCACCGTCATCAACAACACCCTGCTGCCGCACCTGCGCAGCGTGTTCGAACTCAGCTACACCCAGGCCACGCTGATCGAGTCGGTGTGGTTCATCGCCTACTTCTTCGCCTCGCTGCCGTCGGCCAAGCTGATCGAGCGGATCGGCTACCAGCGCGCGCTGGTGATCGGCCTGGGCATCATGGCGCTCGGCGCGCTGGGCATGATCGCGGCCGCGCGCCTGGTTTCGTACGGCATCACCCTCGGCTCGCTGTTCGTGATCGCCAGCGGCATCACCTTGCTGCAGGTCGCGGCCAATCCGTACGTGGCGGTGATCGGCAGCGCGGACACCGCCTCGTCGCGACTCAACCTGGTGCAGGCGTTCAATTCGGTCGGCACCACCCTGGCACCGCTGTTCGGCGGCTACCTGATCCTGGGCCGCTCGACCTCGGGCACCGCCAAGGGCGATGCGGTGCTGACCCAGGCCGAACGCCTGGCCGACGCGCAATCGGTGCAACTGCCCTATCTCATCGTCGCCGTGGTGCTGGTGCTGCTGGCGGTGGTCATCGCCCGCTTCAAGCTGCCGGCGCTCGGCCAGGCCACCCAGCGCGCCACCGGCCAGCAGCGCGCCAGCCACTCGCTGTGGCGGCATCGCAACCTGGTGCTCGGCATCCCGGCCATCTTCATTTACCTGATCGCCGAGATCGGCGTGTCCAACCTGTTCATCAACTTCGTGTCGCAGCCGCACATCGGCAACCTCACCCACCAGCAGGCCTCGCACTACCTGTTCCTGTTGTGGGGCGGGATGATGGTGGGGCGCTTCGCCGGCAGCGCGTTGATGCGCCGCATCGCCCCGGAGGCGGTGCTGGCACTGTTCTCGGTCGGCGCGTTCGTGGTGATGCTGCTGACCGTGTTCACCACCGGCCATGTCGCGATGTGGTCGCTGATCGCGGTGGGCCTGTTCCATTCGATCATGTTCCCGACCATCTTCACCCTCGGCATCAAGGGCCTGGGGCCGCTGACCGAGGAAGGCTCCGGCCTGCTGATCATGGCCATCGCCGGCGGCGCGCTGGTGGTCGTGCAGGGTTGGCTGGCCGACCATGTCGGCCTGCAGCGCGCGTTCCTGCTCACCGCCGTGTGCGAGCTGTACGTGCTGTTCTATGCGCTGTGGGGCGCGAAGACGCCATCGCAGGCAAGCGCCTAG
- a CDS encoding GNAT family N-acetyltransferase → MDSPLPIQRLRGAQIAPFLDDVARLRIAVFRDWPYLYAGDLAYERDYLSAYAASPDSVFVLARDGERVVGASTGLPLADDAEAFGAAFAGSAIAVTDVFYFGESVLLPEYRGRGVGHAFFDQREAHARALGRFRLTAFCAVDRDPDDPRRPPDYRGNDVFWRKRGYQPQPALRMHLPWEELDRGEITHSLSFWTRPLEPAA, encoded by the coding sequence ATGGACTCTCCGCTCCCCATCCAGCGCCTGCGCGGCGCGCAGATCGCCCCGTTCCTGGACGATGTCGCGCGGCTGCGCATCGCGGTGTTCCGCGACTGGCCCTATCTGTATGCCGGCGACCTGGCCTACGAGCGCGACTACCTGTCCGCCTACGCCGCCTCGCCGGACAGCGTGTTCGTGCTGGCGCGCGACGGCGAGCGCGTGGTCGGCGCGTCCACCGGGCTGCCGCTCGCCGACGACGCCGAGGCGTTCGGCGCGGCCTTCGCCGGCAGCGCCATCGCGGTAACCGACGTGTTCTATTTCGGCGAATCGGTACTGTTGCCGGAGTATCGCGGCCGCGGCGTCGGCCACGCCTTCTTCGATCAGCGCGAGGCGCATGCGCGCGCGCTCGGCCGCTTCCGGCTGACCGCGTTCTGCGCGGTGGACCGCGATCCCGACGATCCGCGGCGCCCGCCCGACTACCGCGGCAACGACGTGTTCTGGCGCAAGCGCGGCTACCAACCGCAGCCGGCGTTGCGCATGCACTTGCCGTGGGAGGAACTGGACCGCGGCGAGATCACGCACAGCCTGAGTTTCTGGACCCGTCCGCTGGAGCCCGCTGCATGA
- a CDS encoding transcriptional repressor, with product MSSKKTACTEPHHHVHDADDFVKVVERVSRERGLRLTPIRANVLRLIAEAARPVKAYELLEWVREGKSVGADAPPTVYRALDFLMANGFVHKLESVNAFVACHHPSSAQHSVPFLICDRCHSAVELEDRDVVAQLEQRAKALGFQPQAQTLEVHGLCARCAG from the coding sequence ATGTCCAGCAAGAAGACCGCCTGCACCGAGCCGCACCACCACGTCCACGACGCCGACGACTTCGTCAAGGTGGTGGAGCGGGTGAGCCGCGAACGCGGGCTGCGGCTGACCCCGATCCGCGCCAACGTGCTGCGCCTGATCGCCGAAGCGGCGCGCCCGGTGAAGGCCTACGAACTGCTGGAATGGGTGCGCGAGGGCAAGAGCGTGGGCGCCGACGCGCCGCCCACCGTGTACCGCGCGCTGGATTTCCTGATGGCCAACGGCTTCGTGCACAAGCTCGAGTCGGTCAACGCCTTCGTCGCCTGCCACCACCCCAGCAGCGCCCAGCACTCGGTGCCGTTCCTGATCTGCGACCGCTGCCACAGCGCGGTCGAACTGGAGGACCGCGACGTGGTCGCGCAACTGGAGCAGCGCGCCAAGGCGCTGGGTTTCCAGCCGCAGGCGCAGACCCTGGAAGTGCACGGCCTGTGCGCGCGCTGCGCGGGGTAG
- the creD gene encoding cell envelope integrity protein CreD — MKSLKLVLRFATIGGLILLLLIPLLMIRGTISGRERYRDEAVERVSQSKAGEQRLLGPMRVLPWSQVREVAVVDADGKRVVKRETETGYDLQTPRHLAINGEMKPSQRSIGLFKVQVYSLHARLKAQFDDLDYEEVDGRTYGQPYLVLGIEDVRGLVGTPNLRADGKALGLQPGSLAMTGISKGVHAVLPALADARQGRLTDLHSVEMEFVLDGTQALSIVPVGDDNQIALTSPWPHPLFGGRFLPNERRFGPQGFQASWALSSLATGAQSQLATGSSEVDALRVDLVDPVDVYTQADRASKYGILFVVLTFVAFGLFELIKRLPIHPLQYLLVGLALAIFFLLLLSLSEHIAFWQAYLISAVACIGLQFFYLAGVLRSRGRAAGFASMLTLLYGALYGLLASEDSALLMGSLLLFGILAAIMWITRKIDWYELGAALR, encoded by the coding sequence ATGAAATCCCTGAAGCTTGTCCTGCGATTCGCCACCATCGGCGGATTGATCCTGTTGCTGCTGATCCCGCTGTTGATGATCCGCGGCACCATCAGCGGCCGCGAGCGCTATCGCGACGAGGCGGTCGAGCGCGTGTCGCAGAGCAAGGCCGGCGAGCAGCGCCTGCTCGGCCCGATGCGCGTGCTGCCCTGGTCGCAGGTGCGTGAGGTCGCAGTGGTGGACGCCGACGGCAAGCGCGTGGTCAAGCGCGAGACGGAAACCGGCTACGACCTGCAGACCCCGCGGCACCTGGCGATCAACGGCGAGATGAAGCCGTCGCAGCGCAGCATCGGCCTGTTCAAGGTGCAGGTGTACAGCCTGCACGCGCGGCTCAAGGCGCAGTTCGACGACCTGGACTATGAGGAGGTCGACGGCCGCACCTATGGCCAGCCCTACCTGGTGCTCGGCATCGAGGACGTGCGTGGCCTGGTCGGCACGCCCAACCTGCGCGCCGACGGCAAGGCGCTGGGGCTGCAGCCGGGCTCGCTGGCGATGACCGGCATCTCCAAGGGCGTGCATGCGGTGCTGCCGGCGCTGGCCGACGCCCGCCAGGGCCGGCTCACCGACCTGCACAGCGTGGAAATGGAATTCGTGCTCGACGGGACCCAGGCGCTGTCGATCGTGCCGGTCGGCGACGACAACCAGATCGCGCTGACCTCGCCGTGGCCGCACCCGCTGTTCGGCGGCCGCTTCCTGCCCAACGAACGCCGCTTCGGCCCGCAGGGCTTCCAGGCCAGCTGGGCGCTGTCGTCGCTGGCGACCGGCGCGCAGTCGCAGCTGGCGACCGGCAGCAGCGAGGTCGATGCGTTGCGCGTGGACCTGGTCGACCCGGTCGACGTCTACACCCAGGCCGATCGCGCCAGCAAGTACGGCATCCTGTTCGTTGTGCTGACCTTCGTCGCCTTCGGCCTGTTCGAACTGATCAAGCGCCTGCCGATCCATCCGCTGCAGTACCTGCTGGTCGGCCTGGCGCTGGCGATCTTCTTCCTGCTGCTGCTCAGCCTGTCCGAGCACATCGCGTTCTGGCAGGCGTACCTGATCTCGGCGGTGGCCTGCATCGGCTTGCAGTTCTTCTACCTGGCCGGGGTGTTGCGCAGCCGCGGCCGCGCCGCCGGCTTCGCCAGCATGCTGACCCTGCTGTACGGCGCGCTGTACGGGTTGCTGGCCTCCGAAGACAGCGCCTTGCTGATGGGCTCGCTGCTGCTGTTCGGCATCCTCGCCGCGATCATGTGGATCACCCGCAAGATCGACTGGTACGAACTCGGCGCGGCCTTGCGCTGA
- a CDS encoding transposase yields MSPVVGIDVAKRSFDLAIDLANGKYRTKAKLPNDPKGFQALHAWLQTHAQADSWIVMEATGTYHEALAEFVHGLGYRVCVLNPAQMALYARSQLTRVKTDRSDAKLIASYGQRHAAQLRPWQPDPPALKQLKALVRRRDDLLQMLQMERNRLDVAARVVRDSILESIDHLQARIAQIERAIEDHIDQDPTLRGQRDLLVSIDGIADTSAALMLAELGNVERFAHASAVTAFAGLNPRLQESGKRQGQVCISRTGSPRLRAGLYMPALVAMTHNPVVRALKQRLRERGKAGKQIVCAAMRKLLHLAYGVLKSNTPFDPQKAIAC; encoded by the coding sequence ATGTCCCCAGTCGTCGGCATTGACGTCGCCAAGCGCAGTTTCGACCTGGCCATCGACCTGGCCAATGGCAAATACCGCACCAAGGCCAAGCTTCCCAACGATCCGAAGGGCTTCCAGGCCTTGCACGCGTGGCTGCAGACGCACGCGCAGGCGGACAGCTGGATCGTGATGGAAGCCACCGGCACCTACCACGAGGCGCTGGCCGAGTTCGTGCATGGGTTGGGCTACCGCGTGTGCGTACTCAACCCAGCACAGATGGCGCTGTATGCACGCAGCCAGCTGACCCGGGTCAAGACCGACCGCAGCGATGCCAAGCTGATCGCCAGCTACGGCCAGCGCCATGCGGCGCAGCTGCGGCCCTGGCAACCCGACCCGCCGGCGCTCAAGCAGCTCAAGGCGCTGGTGCGGCGCCGGGACGACCTGCTGCAGATGCTGCAGATGGAGCGCAACCGCCTGGACGTCGCGGCGCGCGTGGTGCGCGACTCGATCCTGGAGAGCATCGACCACCTGCAGGCACGCATCGCGCAGATCGAACGGGCCATTGAGGACCATATCGACCAGGACCCGACCTTGCGCGGGCAGCGCGACCTGCTGGTGAGCATCGATGGGATCGCCGACACCAGCGCGGCGTTGATGCTGGCCGAGCTTGGCAATGTGGAGCGCTTCGCCCACGCCTCGGCGGTGACCGCCTTTGCCGGGCTCAACCCCCGGCTGCAGGAGTCCGGCAAGCGCCAGGGCCAGGTCTGCATCTCCCGCACCGGCTCCCCGCGCCTGCGTGCGGGCCTGTACATGCCGGCCCTGGTCGCCATGACCCACAATCCGGTCGTCCGTGCGCTGAAGCAGCGCCTGCGCGAACGCGGCAAAGCCGGCAAGCAAATCGTCTGCGCCGCCATGCGCAAGTTGCTGCATCTTGCCTACGGCGTCCTCAAATCAAACACGCCATTCGATCCTCAAAAGGCCATTGCCTGTTAG
- a CDS encoding TetR/AcrR family transcriptional regulator: MRVRTEAKREAIVEAAAGVFLEAGFEGASMTQIASRAGSSKRTLYGYFPSKEELFVAVAHSVAERFMDPILAALMQTEDDLPTALQRLGEDALGFLCSEQSVQVWQTIIGVSGRSDIGLLFFESGPDHGMSRLGIYLQEQMEHGRLRRADPTTAARHLAGLLEAETLMPCLFGALKNPSPEYLREATRRALQVFFGGYGT; the protein is encoded by the coding sequence ATGCGCGTCAGGACCGAAGCCAAACGCGAAGCGATCGTCGAAGCGGCGGCCGGCGTGTTCCTGGAAGCCGGCTTCGAGGGCGCCTCGATGACCCAGATCGCCAGCCGCGCCGGCAGCTCCAAACGCACCCTGTACGGCTATTTCCCGTCCAAGGAAGAGCTTTTCGTGGCGGTGGCGCACAGCGTCGCGGAGCGCTTCATGGATCCAATCCTGGCCGCGCTGATGCAGACCGAGGACGATCTGCCGACCGCGCTGCAACGCCTGGGCGAGGACGCCCTGGGCTTCCTGTGTTCGGAACAGTCGGTGCAGGTGTGGCAGACCATCATCGGCGTGTCGGGACGCTCCGACATCGGCCTGCTGTTCTTCGAGAGCGGCCCCGACCACGGCATGAGCCGCCTGGGCATCTACCTGCAGGAACAGATGGAGCACGGCCGGCTGCGCCGCGCCGACCCGACCACCGCCGCCCGCCACCTGGCCGGGCTGCTGGAAGCGGAAACGCTGATGCCCTGCCTGTTCGGCGCGCTGAAGAACCCGTCGCCGGAGTACCTGCGCGAGGCGACGCGGCGCGCGCTGCAGGTGTTCTTCGGCGGTTATGGGACTTAG
- a CDS encoding carbon-nitrogen hydrolase family protein: MKIAVAKYPIGAPVDFAAFADKQAALIGQAAQVGAQLAVLPEYLSLELAATFDSAVAADLPASLAATQALHPQYLALFAQLAQRHRLHLVAGSFLLANGAGRYRNRAYWFAPDGSHGWQDKLQLTGFEKATGLIDGGDALKVFAADGVRAGVAVCYDSEFPLPVRAQYEAGARLLVVPSCTDTEAGATRVRIGCLARALENRIFVAQSVTAGLAEWSPALDVNTGEAAIYAPMDAGFPADGIVAQTRGEQVWAVAELDFDAFEASRASAQVANDRDWRGQLAPAIVRAELAGFQ; encoded by the coding sequence ATGAAGATCGCCGTCGCCAAGTACCCGATCGGTGCGCCGGTCGATTTCGCCGCCTTCGCCGACAAGCAGGCGGCCCTGATCGGCCAGGCCGCGCAGGTCGGCGCGCAGCTGGCGGTGCTGCCCGAATACCTGTCGCTGGAGCTGGCCGCGACCTTCGACTCGGCCGTGGCCGCGGACCTGCCGGCGTCGCTGGCGGCGACCCAGGCGCTGCACCCGCAATACCTGGCGCTGTTCGCGCAGCTGGCGCAGCGGCATCGCCTGCATCTGGTCGCCGGCAGTTTCCTGCTGGCCAACGGCGCAGGCCGCTACCGCAACCGCGCCTATTGGTTCGCGCCCGACGGCAGCCACGGCTGGCAGGACAAGCTGCAGCTGACCGGCTTCGAGAAGGCCACCGGCCTGATCGACGGCGGCGACGCGTTGAAGGTGTTCGCCGCCGACGGCGTGCGCGCCGGCGTGGCGGTCTGCTACGACAGCGAGTTCCCGCTGCCGGTGCGCGCCCAGTACGAGGCCGGCGCGCGGCTGCTGGTGGTGCCCAGCTGCACCGACACCGAGGCCGGCGCCACCCGCGTGCGCATCGGTTGCCTGGCGCGCGCGCTGGAGAACCGCATCTTCGTCGCCCAATCGGTGACCGCCGGCCTGGCCGAATGGAGCCCGGCGCTGGACGTGAACACCGGCGAGGCGGCGATCTACGCGCCGATGGACGCCGGCTTCCCGGCCGACGGCATCGTCGCGCAGACCCGGGGCGAGCAGGTCTGGGCGGTGGCCGAACTGGATTTCGACGCGTTCGAGGCCAGCCGCGCCAGCGCCCAGGTCGCCAACGACCGCGACTGGCGCGGCCAGCTGGCCCCGGCCATCGTCCGCGCGGAGCTGGCCGGCTTCCAGTAG